From Methanooceanicella nereidis, a single genomic window includes:
- a CDS encoding AIM24 family protein, translating to MARYTVDEFINKTSQKDKGEGLFELETDRLLEVNLNGMIWTKMGSMVAYNGGIKFEREGMLEHGLEKFLKKAITGEGAHLMKAVGNGKLYLADEGKKVIILNLENDSIIVNGNDLLAFEPSLNYDIKMMRRVSSMMAGGMFNVKLEGTGMVAITSHYEPLTLVVTPERPVMTDPNATVAWSGNLMPDLRTDITFKTILGRGSGESFQMEFRGSGFVVVQPYEEVYFQTTTSG from the coding sequence ATGGCAAGATATACTGTAGATGAGTTCATAAACAAGACATCTCAAAAGGATAAAGGCGAAGGATTATTCGAACTCGAGACAGATCGCCTGCTCGAGGTCAATCTCAACGGGATGATCTGGACCAAGATGGGTTCCATGGTAGCATATAACGGAGGCATCAAGTTCGAGCGTGAAGGCATGCTCGAGCACGGGCTGGAAAAATTCCTGAAAAAAGCTATCACGGGTGAAGGCGCGCACCTGATGAAAGCCGTCGGTAACGGAAAGCTGTACCTGGCGGACGAGGGTAAAAAGGTAATAATACTTAACCTCGAGAACGATTCGATCATAGTTAACGGCAATGATCTTCTGGCATTTGAACCGAGCTTAAACTATGACATCAAGATGATGAGAAGAGTATCGTCCATGATGGCCGGCGGAATGTTTAACGTAAAGCTTGAGGGCACGGGCATGGTGGCGATAACGTCCCATTATGAGCCTTTGACGCTTGTAGTGACTCCGGAAAGGCCTGTTATGACCGACCCCAATGCTACGGTAGCATGGTCAGGCAACCTTATGCCGGACTTAAGGACGGACATTACATTTAAGACGATTTTAGGCCGCGGCAGCGGCGAGTCATTCCAGATGGAGTTCAGGGGCAGCGGCTTCGTAGTCGTCCAGCCTTATGAAGAAGTATACTTTCAAACGACAACATCCGGATAA
- a CDS encoding ferritin family protein → MPEFSNAFSGLANDRKLTHEELIRAIRYMVAAEYEAVQLYVQLAESIDNKLAQAVLRDVADEEIEHAGEFLRLLKELSPEEYKKYDEGAEEVEEMIKKVKK, encoded by the coding sequence ATGCCTGAATTCTCAAATGCTTTTTCCGGTCTGGCGAACGATAGAAAACTAACCCATGAAGAGCTTATCCGCGCTATCCGCTATATGGTCGCTGCAGAATATGAGGCAGTACAATTATATGTGCAGTTAGCCGAATCTATTGATAATAAACTGGCACAGGCTGTGTTACGTGATGTTGCCGACGAGGAGATCGAACACGCCGGAGAGTTTTTAAGGCTCCTGAAGGAGCTGTCGCCGGAAGAGTATAAGAAATATGACGAAGGGGCCGAAGAAGTAGAGGAAATGATAAAAAAGGTTAAAAAATAG
- a CDS encoding thioredoxin fold domain-containing protein produces MMEQKIRWGSDFNKAMDEAKRSGKLLLLFFHSEMCSGCQMTIQKTLPEKKVMSHVEDRFVPQMYEVSEPEVQDLKKRFNIEWTPTFIIADDNGNEAYRWVGYLPQDEFRAQLTLGEGKLAFKEENFDKASKCFQKVIDMFSGTELVPEAMYYKGVALYKKSQDVSNLNRAHDELKSKFPDSSWTKKASVWKQ; encoded by the coding sequence ATGATGGAGCAAAAGATCAGGTGGGGCAGTGACTTTAATAAGGCAATGGACGAGGCGAAACGGTCCGGTAAGCTTTTACTGCTGTTCTTCCATTCGGAAATGTGCAGCGGATGCCAGATGACCATACAGAAAACACTTCCGGAAAAAAAGGTCATGAGCCATGTTGAGGACAGGTTCGTCCCCCAGATGTATGAAGTAAGCGAGCCGGAGGTCCAGGACCTTAAAAAGAGATTCAACATCGAATGGACACCGACATTCATAATCGCCGACGACAACGGGAACGAGGCATACAGGTGGGTCGGATATCTTCCGCAGGATGAATTCAGGGCACAATTGACTTTAGGCGAAGGAAAACTGGCTTTCAAGGAAGAGAACTTTGACAAGGCCTCAAAATGCTTCCAGAAGGTCATAGATATGTTCTCCGGAACCGAGCTTGTGCCTGAAGCGATGTACTACAAGGGAGTTGCCCTGTATAAAAAATCTCAAGACGTGTCAAACCTGAACCGGGCACATGACGAACTGAAGTCAAAATTCCCCGACAGCAGCTGGACAAAGAAGGCATCTGTCTGGAAACAATAG